The following are encoded in a window of Clostridia bacterium genomic DNA:
- a CDS encoding cell division protein SepF, which translates to MAKLFDKVLNFVGWEAEEEEDIVEEQEDSKEEIAQPQFLQHSSRKQQNKVVNIHSASQLKVVIMQPENFDDAQDICDHLKSKKPVVVNLEELDKENAQRIIDFLSGSIYALDGNIQKVSGGIFIIAPSNVDLMGDFKDELRNKGVFPWAK; encoded by the coding sequence ATGGCAAAGCTATTTGATAAGGTTCTCAATTTTGTTGGTTGGGAAGCGGAAGAAGAAGAGGATATAGTTGAGGAACAGGAAGACTCAAAGGAAGAAATTGCTCAACCCCAGTTCTTACAGCATTCATCAAGAAAACAGCAAAACAAGGTAGTAAATATTCATTCAGCAAGTCAGCTTAAAGTTGTTATTATGCAGCCTGAAAACTTTGACGATGCTCAAGATATCTGTGATCATCTAAAAAGTAAAAAACCGGTTGTTGTTAATTTAGAAGAACTTGATAAGGAAAATGCTCAGAGGATAATTGATTTTCTCAGTGGATCAATTTATGCACTTGATGGAAATATTCAGAAAGTTTCAGGCGGAATATTTATCATAGCTCCTAGTAATGTTGATCTTATGGGAGATT
- a CDS encoding MerR family transcriptional regulator yields MEILKERYTITELSEYLHITDHALRYYEKEFNLKIPKDERGRRFYTTEHANLMYQIKKMRDEGLEIKAIKKILESESISEEPPPVVLDDGSMSLITIDPIDSPLDIRQFFEDFREQLTNSVTAEVSSAREHITKEITKTKLELGACVENSARKLESKMEKHFAEVDRSLGKWRERNHKSFFRRLFK; encoded by the coding sequence GTGGAAATACTAAAGGAACGTTATACCATTACAGAACTAAGCGAATATCTGCACATAACAGATCACGCTCTAAGATACTATGAAAAGGAATTCAATCTTAAAATTCCAAAAGATGAACGTGGAAGACGCTTTTATACTACGGAACACGCAAATCTAATGTATCAAATCAAAAAAATGAGAGACGAAGGTCTTGAAATAAAGGCAATAAAAAAAATTCTCGAATCGGAAAGTATAAGCGAAGAACCTCCACCTGTTGTTTTAGACGACGGATCTATGTCTCTAATAACCATAGATCCGATAGATAGCCCCCTTGATATCAGACAGTTCTTTGAAGACTTCCGTGAGCAGCTTACAAACAGTGTAACTGCGGAAGTAAGTTCTGCTAGAGAGCACATTACAAAGGAAATCACTAAAACAAAGCTGGAACTAGGAGCTTGTGTAGAAAATAGTGCACGTAAGCTTGAAAGTAAGATGGAAAAGCATTTTGCAGAGGTTGACCGTTCATTGGGCAAGTGGAGAGAAAGAAATCACAAGAGTTTTTTTAGGAGACTTTTTAAATAA
- a CDS encoding YggS family pyridoxal phosphate-dependent enzyme: MSNENDFIKHNIEDIRKRVEKAALKSGRSLSDIEIIAVSKTVEPERINKAIEAGLKNLGENRVQELCEKYDILSEECKWHLIGHLQTNKVKYIVDKVALIHSVDRIDLAREIDLRAKKAGKILDILVQINVAGEESKFGLSSEESLEFIKNVSKFDNISVKGLMTIAPLVQNQEEVRPVFRELRKIFIDIKRENIDNINMDYLSMGMSNDFEVAIEEGSNMVRIGTAIFGRRQYSPSG; the protein is encoded by the coding sequence ATGAGTAATGAAAATGACTTTATTAAACACAATATTGAAGATATTCGTAAAAGAGTAGAGAAAGCAGCATTAAAAAGCGGGCGAAGCTTGAGCGACATAGAGATCATTGCTGTCAGTAAGACAGTGGAGCCTGAAAGGATAAATAAGGCTATAGAAGCTGGTTTGAAAAATTTGGGTGAAAATAGGGTTCAGGAATTATGTGAAAAATACGATATATTGAGTGAGGAGTGCAAATGGCACCTCATTGGACATTTACAAACAAACAAAGTAAAGTACATAGTTGACAAAGTGGCCTTAATTCATTCTGTTGATAGAATTGACCTTGCCCGTGAAATTGATTTGAGGGCAAAGAAAGCGGGTAAAATATTAGACATTCTTGTACAGATAAATGTTGCCGGAGAGGAATCGAAGTTTGGGCTCTCTTCAGAGGAATCTCTTGAGTTCATAAAAAATGTAAGCAAGTTTGATAATATAAGTGTAAAAGGCTTGATGACCATTGCTCCACTTGTACAAAACCAGGAAGAAGTTAGGCCGGTCTTTAGGGAATTAAGAAAAATATTTATTGACATAAAGCGGGAAAATATTGATAATATAAATATGGATTATCTTTCCATGGGAATGAGCAACGATTTTGAAGTTGCTATTGAAGAAGGCTCTAATATGGTACGTATAGGTACTGCAATTTTTGGAAGGCGGCAGTATTCTCCATCGGGATGA
- a CDS encoding RluA family pseudouridine synthase has protein sequence MILKYIVDEESSGKNVKYILKNKLDLSERLVKRLKYSSKVLCNSTPVYVNTIVKTGDIIEALVDFEEDCSDIIPEKIDMDIIYEDEFMIVLNKQSNIVVHPTSSHISGTIANAIMYYLSSKGISKKIRPVSRLDRDTTGIIIFAKNEYVQESLIRQMNNKLFSKEYIGVVYGNVYPCKGTINMPIGRKPDSIMLRHITPSGDHAVTHYETLELFPNATKLKFLLETGRTHQIRVHCQGIGHPLIGDTLYPPLSPVAYEMLNEYIGRQALHSHRVRFIHPFFKSEMDLLAPIPADMINLLEILRK, from the coding sequence ATGATATTAAAATACATAGTGGATGAAGAATCCTCTGGAAAAAACGTGAAATACATATTGAAAAACAAATTGGATTTATCAGAAAGACTTGTAAAAAGGCTCAAGTACAGCAGTAAAGTTTTGTGTAATTCAACCCCTGTATATGTAAATACCATTGTTAAAACCGGAGATATTATTGAAGCTCTTGTTGATTTCGAAGAGGACTGTAGTGATATTATTCCAGAAAAAATAGATATGGATATTATCTATGAGGATGAATTCATGATAGTACTCAACAAACAGTCAAACATAGTTGTACATCCTACAAGCTCTCATATATCCGGAACAATCGCCAATGCAATAATGTACTACTTGAGTTCAAAAGGGATTTCAAAAAAGATCAGACCTGTAAGCCGTCTTGATAGGGATACAACAGGTATAATTATTTTTGCAAAAAATGAGTATGTACAGGAATCCCTTATAAGGCAGATGAACAACAAGCTATTTTCCAAGGAGTATATTGGCGTAGTATATGGAAATGTATATCCCTGTAAAGGTACGATAAACATGCCCATAGGTCGCAAACCTGACAGTATAATGCTTAGGCATATCACTCCATCAGGTGATCATGCAGTAACTCACTATGAAACACTTGAACTTTTTCCCAATGCGACCAAATTGAAATTCCTTTTGGAAACCGGTAGAACTCATCAGATTAGGGTTCACTGTCAGGGAATCGGTCATCCTCTGATTGGAGATACCTTATATCCTCCATTATCCCCTGTTGCTTATGAAATGCTCAATGAATATATAGGCAGGCAAGCACTTCACTCTCACAGGGTCCGTTTCATACACCCCTTTTTCAAAAGTGAAATGGATCTCCTTGCCCCTATTCCAGCAGATATGATTAATCTGTTGGAAATATTAAGAAAATAA
- a CDS encoding methionine gamma-lyase family protein: MNFRIQNYMKSEFGINESIVNISNSIEKEIEEVIREIDYIKEYNQIKVIRAMQNNSLSDSHFSGTTGYGYDDRGREVLDSVYADVFKAEDALVRHQIVSGTQALAICMYGNLRPGEELLSVTGKPYDTLEEVIGIRGEGAGSLKEFGVSYNQVELLPDGGMDYNAIKEAINENTKLVLIQRSRGYGWRPSIKIDEIAKVIEFIKGVKKDIVVLVDNCYGEFVEDREPTEVGADLVAGSLIKNAGGGLAPTGGYVAGRESCVRKAAYRLTTPGLGKKVGSTLGHNRLLFQGLFLAPHVVAESLKGAVFCAALMERLGFETSPATTEKRGDIIQAIKFNNPDSLIAFCQGIQKGSPVDAFVNPEPWDMPGYDSPVIMAAGAFIQGSSIELSADAPIKPPYVAYMQGGLVYEHVKLGVMIAVQKMKEKGIVKI; this comes from the coding sequence ATGAATTTTAGAATACAGAATTATATGAAAAGTGAGTTTGGGATAAATGAAAGCATAGTCAATATCTCAAACTCCATAGAAAAGGAAATCGAAGAAGTAATAAGAGAAATTGATTACATAAAAGAGTACAATCAGATAAAAGTAATAAGGGCTATGCAGAACAACTCCTTGAGTGATTCACATTTTTCTGGGACCACAGGATACGGTTATGATGATAGAGGAAGGGAAGTTCTTGATTCGGTATATGCAGATGTTTTCAAGGCAGAGGATGCATTGGTCAGACATCAGATAGTTTCGGGAACTCAAGCTTTGGCAATATGCATGTATGGAAACCTAAGACCAGGAGAAGAGCTGCTGTCTGTAACGGGAAAACCTTATGACACATTGGAAGAAGTTATTGGAATTAGAGGTGAGGGTGCAGGTTCACTTAAGGAATTCGGTGTATCTTACAATCAGGTAGAACTCCTTCCTGACGGTGGAATGGATTATAATGCTATAAAAGAAGCAATAAATGAAAATACCAAACTCGTCCTTATACAACGCTCAAGAGGATATGGATGGAGACCATCCATAAAGATAGATGAAATTGCAAAAGTCATAGAGTTCATTAAAGGGGTAAAAAAGGATATAGTTGTATTGGTGGATAATTGTTATGGTGAATTCGTAGAGGATAGGGAACCGACTGAAGTTGGGGCTGATTTGGTAGCAGGCTCACTGATAAAAAATGCCGGTGGAGGTCTTGCTCCTACAGGAGGTTATGTTGCAGGAAGAGAAAGTTGTGTCAGGAAAGCGGCATATAGGCTTACAACACCAGGTTTAGGGAAAAAAGTTGGTTCTACTCTGGGACATAACAGATTGTTGTTCCAAGGGCTTTTTCTTGCGCCCCATGTAGTGGCAGAAAGCTTAAAAGGTGCAGTTTTCTGTGCTGCTTTGATGGAGAGGCTCGGATTTGAAACATCTCCGGCAACTACAGAAAAAAGGGGAGATATAATTCAAGCTATAAAGTTCAATAACCCAGACAGCCTGATTGCATTCTGTCAAGGGATTCAGAAGGGTTCACCTGTAGATGCTTTCGTTAATCCAGAGCCTTGGGACATGCCAGGATACGATAGTCCGGTTATAATGGCTGCAGGAGCTTTCATTCAGGGGTCGTCAATTGAACTCAGTGCGGATGCCCCCATAAAGCCGCCTTACGTTGCATATATGCAAGGAGGGCTAGTATATGAACACGTTAAGCTTGGTGTAATGATTGCTGTACAGAAGATGAAAGAAAAGGGAATAGTAAAGATTTAA
- the spo0A gene encoding sporulation transcription factor Spo0A produces HVSPSRNLEVEVTSIMHEIGVPAHIKGYQYLRDAIMMVVKDLDIINSITKQLYPSIAKEYNTTPSRVERAIRHAIEVAWSRGQVDTIDALFGYTVSIGKGKPTNSEFIAMVADKLRLELKVS; encoded by the coding sequence TCATGTATCTCCTTCAAGGAATCTTGAAGTTGAAGTGACAAGCATTATGCATGAAATCGGAGTACCAGCTCATATTAAGGGATATCAGTATCTTAGGGATGCAATAATGATGGTTGTTAAGGATTTGGATATCATTAATTCAATAACTAAACAGTTATATCCATCAATTGCTAAGGAATACAATACTACCCCCAGTAGAGTTGAGAGAGCAATAAGACATGCAATCGAAGTTGCATGGAGCAGAGGTCAGGTTGACACCATAGATGCACTTTTCGGTTATACTGTAAGTATAGGAAAAGGAAAACCTACAAACTCAGAGTTTATAGCTATGGTAGCAGATAAGTTAAGACTGGAGCTAAAAGTAAGTTAA